In bacterium, a single window of DNA contains:
- the rpsJ gene encoding 30S ribosomal protein S10 — MAKQKIRIKLKAYDTNLLDQSARKIVETARKSGAEVSGPVPLPIKHEVYCVIRGPHVDKESREHFEIRTHKRLIDIHRPTQETVDALTQLELPAGVDAEIKTKVTN, encoded by the coding sequence ATGGCGAAGCAGAAGATCCGCATCAAGCTCAAGGCGTACGACACCAACCTCCTCGATCAGTCCGCCCGGAAGATCGTGGAGACCGCCCGCAAGTCGGGCGCTGAGGTGTCGGGGCCAGTGCCGCTGCCGATCAAGCACGAGGTTTATTGCGTCATTCGCGGACCTCACGTCGATAAGGAAAGCCGGGAGCACTTCGAGATCCGCACGCACAAGCGGCTCATCGACATCCACCGGCCGACCCAGGAAACGGTCGATGCCCTGACGCAGCTGGAGCTGCCCGCGGGTGTCGATGCCGAGATCAAGACTAAAGTCACTAACTGA
- the rpmG2 gene encoding 50S ribosomal protein L33 2 — MAKSDVRPVIHLACETCKRRNYHTEKNRRNTAAKLELKKFCPFCRSHTLHKETK; from the coding sequence ATGGCTAAGAGCGATGTCCGCCCTGTGATCCACCTGGCGTGCGAGACCTGTAAGCGTCGGAACTACCACACCGAGAAGAATCGCCGGAATACGGCGGCCAAGCTCGAGTTGAAGAAGTTCTGCCCCTTCTGCCGCAGCCATACCCTGCATAAAGAGACCAAGTAG
- the rplD gene encoding 50S ribosomal protein L4 — protein MVQVAKKDTAGKATGNVEVPAPAALTANDYAIVARSIERQRANARQPWAHTKTRAEVSGGGKKPWRQKGTGRARAGSSRSPLWRHGGVTWGPRNTRVWSKGLNKKERQRAIRVAIQDHALRGSMVLLDGLAIAKPRTKDAAAVLASLGLTGKILVVVDNPTPETAEAHDAIVKSFRNLDRVTVLPAARINAMLLVGHNHMVCTTGAWDAIQSTWFKQA, from the coding sequence ATGGTCCAGGTTGCCAAAAAAGACACCGCCGGCAAAGCGACCGGGAACGTCGAAGTTCCCGCCCCGGCGGCGTTAACGGCCAACGACTACGCCATCGTGGCGCGCTCCATCGAGCGCCAGCGGGCTAACGCCCGCCAGCCCTGGGCGCACACCAAAACTCGGGCCGAAGTGTCCGGTGGTGGTAAAAAGCCCTGGCGGCAGAAGGGGACCGGCCGCGCCCGTGCCGGGTCTTCCCGAAGCCCCCTCTGGCGGCACGGTGGTGTGACTTGGGGTCCCCGCAATACGCGGGTCTGGTCCAAGGGCCTGAACAAGAAGGAGCGCCAGCGCGCGATTCGCGTCGCCATCCAGGACCACGCCCTCCGGGGTTCCATGGTTCTGCTGGATGGCCTCGCCATCGCGAAGCCCCGCACGAAAGATGCGGCAGCCGTCCTGGCGAGCCTCGGCCTCACCGGCAAGATTCTCGTGGTGGTCGATAACCCGACTCCCGAGACTGCTGAAGCCCACGACGCGATCGTGAAGTCCTTCCGCAACCTCGACCGGGTGACAGTCCTCCCGGCCGCCCGTATTAACGCCATGCTGCTCGTGGGGCACAACCATATGGTGTGCACCACCGGGGCCTGGGATGCCATCCAGTCCACCTGGTTCAAGCAGGCGTAA
- the rplW gene encoding 50S ribosomal protein L23: protein MHLYDVIQAPILTEKAHIQTVGAKYSFKVHPRANKIQIKHAIEALYGVSVTDVNTASFMGKVKGSWRRKGSRPDWKKAVVTLKEGDVIEELFEAA from the coding sequence ATGCATCTGTACGACGTGATTCAGGCCCCGATCCTCACGGAAAAGGCCCACATCCAGACCGTCGGGGCGAAGTACTCCTTCAAGGTGCACCCCCGGGCGAACAAGATCCAGATCAAGCATGCGATCGAGGCGCTCTACGGCGTCTCGGTGACAGACGTCAATACCGCCAGCTTCATGGGCAAGGTGAAGGGCTCCTGGCGTCGCAAGGGCAGCCGTCCTGACTGGAAAAAGGCTGTCGTCACCCTGAAGGAAGGGGATGTCATCGAGGAGCTCTTCGAGGCCGCCTAG
- the rplB gene encoding 50S ribosomal protein L2, which yields MPIKKYKPYTPSRRGMSTLVVPELSKDRPVKALTTGRREKAGRNNTGRTTARFRGGGHKQLLRDVDFKRNKLGVVARVKQLEYDPNRTANLALLHYEDGVKAYIVAPHGLKAGDTVMASPDAPIRVGNALPLANIPLGTLVHCVELQPGRGAQLARGAGAAAQVMAKEGKYVQLRLPSGEVRNFQPTCRATVGQVGNLEKENVKIGKAGRSRWLGRRPHNRGTVMNPVDHPHGGGEGKSNSGRPPTSPWGLQAKGAKTRRKNKPSDMYIVKRVNKRRDSKKK from the coding sequence ATGCCCATTAAAAAGTACAAGCCATATACCCCGTCACGTCGTGGCATGTCCACGCTCGTGGTGCCGGAACTCTCGAAGGACCGGCCGGTGAAGGCCCTGACCACCGGGCGTCGCGAAAAGGCGGGCCGGAACAACACCGGACGCACCACCGCGCGGTTCCGGGGCGGGGGACACAAGCAGCTCCTCCGGGATGTCGACTTCAAGCGCAACAAGCTCGGCGTCGTCGCCCGCGTGAAGCAGCTGGAGTACGACCCCAACCGGACCGCGAACCTGGCGTTGCTCCACTACGAAGATGGTGTCAAGGCGTACATCGTCGCTCCCCATGGCCTGAAAGCCGGCGACACCGTCATGGCGAGCCCCGATGCCCCGATCCGCGTTGGCAATGCGCTCCCCCTGGCGAACATCCCCCTTGGGACGCTGGTCCACTGTGTGGAACTGCAGCCCGGACGTGGCGCACAGTTGGCCCGTGGAGCCGGTGCGGCCGCCCAGGTCATGGCCAAAGAGGGTAAGTACGTCCAGCTCCGCCTCCCCTCCGGGGAAGTCCGGAACTTCCAGCCCACCTGCCGCGCGACTGTTGGCCAGGTCGGGAACCTGGAGAAAGAAAACGTCAAGATCGGAAAGGCGGGTCGCAGCCGCTGGCTGGGGCGCCGCCCGCACAACCGCGGCACCGTCATGAACCCTGTGGATCACCCGCACGGTGGGGGCGAGGGCAAGTCGAACTCCGGACGTCCGCCGACCAGCCCCTGGGGCCTGCAGGCGAAGGGGGCCAAGACCCGCCGCAAAAACAAGCCGTCCGACATGTACATCGTCAAGCGCGTCAACAAGCGCCGCGATTCGAAGAAGAAGTAG
- the rpsS gene encoding 30S ribosomal protein S19, with translation MSRSSKKGPYVELSLLKKIRTMNESGDRRVLKTWARDCTIVPEFVRHTIAVHDGRRHLPVYIEENMIGHKLGEFAPTRQFRGHPGGKGDKKSGKR, from the coding sequence ATGAGCCGCAGCAGCAAAAAGGGACCGTACGTTGAACTGTCCCTGCTCAAGAAGATCCGGACCATGAATGAGTCCGGTGACCGGCGGGTACTCAAGACCTGGGCCCGGGACTGCACCATCGTGCCGGAGTTCGTCCGGCACACGATCGCGGTCCATGATGGGCGTCGGCACCTGCCGGTGTACATCGAGGAAAACATGATCGGGCACAAGCTGGGGGAGTTCGCACCGACCCGGCAGTTCCGTGGCCACCCCGGTGGCAAAGGCGACAAGAAAAGCGGCAAGCGATAA
- the fusA_1 gene encoding Elongation factor G, with product MLPLRAWATLCVSAMAGAGRSTGDHAGSLQHPTIEQRWQSRGFIGQIAGSPRKETQRTMTAVKSPLGLIRNIGIAAHVDAGKTTTTERILYYTGRSHKMGEVHEGTATMDWMAQERERGITITSAATYCQWKDHQINIIDTPGHVDFTMEVERSLRVMDGVVAVFCAVGGVQSQSETVWRQADRYRVPRVVFINKMDRTGADFKRVVEQIRKRLRTRAVPIHIPWGAEDKFNGIVDVLSRILYTFDEEGNLIENREIPAELQADLDEATEDLVSALTDYDEAIMEKYLEGDLDLELMKATLRKATIAMQVTPVLCGSAYKKKGVQLMLDAVLDYLPSPLDIPTMTATEKDGDGDEMLIEPDPEKPFAGLAFKIMTDPYLGKLTYIRVYQGTLSQGAMVFNTREGKKERISKLLRMHANHKEEMAAMQAGEICAVGGLKFTTTGDTLMAEDIDYVLESIHVPEPVMGVAIEPFTAQDQDKLSTALHRLAEEDPTFRTQVDPETGQTIIRGMGELHLDIIVDRIKREFNVGAKVGKPQVAYREAITQSVKIEEKHVRQSGGKGQYAHVVIEVEPVEEHELAELTEGKADDAGIVFIDKITGGVIPKQFIPPVERGIRAAAAGGAHSPYPLINTRVRLVFGSFHDVDSSEMAFEICGSKAIKEAVKKARPVLKEPIMKVEIETPEEFMGDVIGDLSSRRGMVERTEAKGDGMMTIVGYVPLSEMFGYTTDLRSKSQGRASSIMEFSHYDTVPSHLAAELATV from the coding sequence ATGCTGCCGTTACGCGCCTGGGCCACACTGTGTGTCAGTGCCATGGCTGGCGCTGGCCGGTCCACCGGGGATCACGCGGGTAGCCTCCAGCACCCGACCATCGAGCAGCGATGGCAAAGCCGGGGATTTATCGGGCAGATCGCGGGTTCCCCCCGCAAGGAGACGCAACGCACCATGACCGCCGTGAAGTCGCCCCTGGGGCTCATCCGGAATATCGGGATCGCCGCACACGTGGACGCGGGTAAAACCACTACCACGGAGCGCATCCTGTACTACACCGGCCGCAGCCACAAAATGGGAGAGGTCCACGAAGGGACCGCCACCATGGACTGGATGGCACAGGAGCGGGAGCGGGGGATCACCATCACCTCCGCCGCCACCTATTGCCAGTGGAAAGACCACCAGATCAACATCATCGACACTCCGGGGCACGTCGACTTCACCATGGAAGTCGAGCGCTCCCTGCGGGTGATGGATGGGGTCGTGGCGGTCTTCTGCGCCGTCGGCGGCGTCCAGAGCCAGTCCGAAACAGTCTGGCGACAGGCCGACCGCTATCGTGTGCCGCGGGTCGTGTTCATCAACAAGATGGACCGCACCGGCGCTGACTTTAAGCGCGTCGTGGAGCAGATCCGCAAGCGCCTCCGCACCCGGGCCGTGCCGATCCACATCCCCTGGGGTGCGGAAGACAAGTTCAACGGCATCGTGGATGTCCTCTCCCGGATCCTCTACACCTTCGATGAGGAAGGAAATCTCATCGAGAACCGGGAGATTCCGGCGGAGTTGCAGGCGGATCTCGACGAGGCCACCGAAGACCTGGTCTCGGCCCTAACCGACTACGACGAAGCCATCATGGAGAAGTACCTCGAGGGCGATCTGGACCTCGAACTCATGAAGGCGACCCTGCGCAAAGCTACGATCGCCATGCAGGTGACGCCGGTCCTGTGCGGCTCGGCGTACAAGAAAAAGGGCGTCCAGCTCATGCTCGATGCCGTCCTCGATTACCTGCCCTCGCCCCTCGACATCCCCACCATGACCGCCACCGAAAAGGATGGCGATGGGGACGAAATGCTGATCGAACCCGATCCCGAGAAGCCGTTCGCGGGGCTGGCGTTCAAGATTATGACCGACCCCTACCTGGGGAAGCTGACCTACATCCGGGTGTACCAGGGGACCCTGAGCCAGGGCGCAATGGTCTTCAACACCCGCGAGGGAAAGAAGGAGCGCATCTCCAAGCTCCTCCGGATGCACGCGAACCACAAGGAAGAAATGGCCGCCATGCAGGCCGGGGAGATCTGCGCCGTGGGGGGCCTGAAGTTCACCACCACCGGCGATACCCTCATGGCCGAGGATATCGATTACGTCCTGGAGAGCATTCACGTCCCGGAGCCGGTGATGGGGGTTGCCATCGAGCCCTTCACTGCCCAGGATCAGGACAAACTCTCGACCGCGCTGCATCGCCTCGCTGAGGAAGACCCCACCTTCCGGACCCAGGTCGATCCCGAGACCGGGCAGACCATCATCCGGGGGATGGGTGAGCTCCACCTCGACATCATCGTGGACCGCATCAAACGCGAGTTCAATGTCGGCGCGAAAGTCGGCAAGCCGCAGGTGGCCTATCGCGAAGCCATCACCCAGTCGGTGAAAATCGAAGAGAAGCACGTCCGGCAGTCCGGCGGCAAGGGCCAGTATGCCCATGTCGTGATCGAGGTCGAGCCCGTGGAAGAGCACGAGCTGGCGGAGCTCACGGAGGGCAAGGCCGACGACGCCGGGATTGTCTTCATTGACAAGATCACCGGTGGTGTCATTCCCAAGCAGTTCATCCCGCCGGTGGAACGTGGGATCCGGGCCGCCGCTGCTGGCGGTGCGCACAGCCCCTATCCGCTCATCAATACCCGGGTCCGCCTGGTGTTCGGCTCCTTCCACGATGTGGACTCCTCCGAAATGGCCTTTGAGATCTGCGGGTCCAAGGCCATCAAGGAAGCCGTCAAGAAAGCGCGTCCGGTCCTCAAAGAGCCGATCATGAAGGTCGAGATCGAGACCCCGGAAGAGTTCATGGGGGATGTCATCGGCGACCTCTCCAGCCGTCGCGGCATGGTAGAGCGAACCGAGGCCAAGGGCGATGGCATGATGACCATCGTTGGCTACGTCCCCTTGAGCGAGATGTTTGGGTACACGACCGACCTGCGGTCGAAGTCCCAGGGACGCGCCAGCTCCATCATGGAGTTCAGCCACTACGACACCGTGCCGTCGCACCTGGCGGCGGAACTGGCAACCGTGTAG
- the rplC gene encoding 50S ribosomal protein L3 — MAYGHRRYKGSRAQAFGYKRGMTTILNEDGTALGVTLIELTPMTVTQVKTAATDGYSALQIGLEPTAPHRLSKAELGHLQRDAAASLPAFRLLKELRDPETVTPVGEVIPTEQFAAGHLINVQATSKGKGFAGVVKRYHFHGQDRTHGVSQVHRKPMTGGATDAARTMPGSKRPGHMGHETVTVRNLRIVHRDDELNLIAVAGAVPGPTGSLVKLSYQGEFREKKAIYTGARVGQQKQKKKK, encoded by the coding sequence ATGGCCTACGGACATCGTCGCTACAAAGGGTCTCGCGCCCAGGCGTTTGGCTACAAGCGCGGGATGACCACCATCCTCAATGAGGATGGCACCGCGCTGGGCGTAACGCTCATTGAGCTGACTCCCATGACCGTCACCCAGGTGAAAACTGCCGCCACCGATGGCTATTCTGCGTTGCAGATTGGCCTGGAGCCCACGGCCCCCCATCGTCTCTCCAAGGCGGAACTGGGGCACCTTCAACGGGATGCCGCGGCCAGTCTCCCGGCCTTCCGCCTGCTCAAAGAGCTGCGGGATCCGGAGACCGTCACCCCCGTCGGGGAGGTCATCCCCACCGAGCAGTTTGCCGCCGGGCACCTGATCAATGTGCAGGCCACCAGCAAGGGCAAGGGATTCGCGGGTGTCGTGAAGCGCTATCACTTTCACGGCCAGGACCGCACCCACGGCGTCAGCCAGGTGCACCGCAAGCCGATGACCGGTGGCGCGACCGACGCTGCCCGGACCATGCCGGGCTCCAAGCGCCCCGGACATATGGGCCACGAGACCGTGACGGTCCGCAACCTGCGGATTGTCCACCGGGATGACGAGCTCAATCTGATCGCCGTCGCTGGGGCGGTCCCCGGACCGACCGGCTCCCTCGTGAAGCTCTCCTATCAGGGCGAGTTCCGCGAAAAGAAGGCGATCTACACCGGCGCTCGCGTTGGTCAGCAGAAGCAGAAGAAAAAGAAGTAG